From Montipora foliosa isolate CH-2021 chromosome 6, ASM3666993v2, whole genome shotgun sequence, a single genomic window includes:
- the LOC138007766 gene encoding tolloid-like protein 2, producing the protein MAALKTRRSWENFAGTTDLRQLIHASGRYMWVEFDSDRTSNDKGFLASYTAVAVRPQCNPNAVPLTGSSGSFSSPNYPSDYPNSETCRWIISVPQGYIVRLEFPTFILESCVVSCSCDHVTIRDGTTENSPKLGEFCGNNRPPSVYSSGRYMWVEFDSDRTFNDKGFLASYSAVVSTTKDTMVSQQLTLGIGAIVGIVLGCGIGFFCMVVCIYVCCKTFS; encoded by the exons ATGGCAGCACTGAAAACTCGCCGAAGCTGGGAGAATTTTGCGGGAACAACAGACCTCCGCCAACTTATTCATGCAAGTGGTCGGTACATGTGGGTGGAATTTGACAGTGATCGAACCTCTAACGACAAAGGATTTTTAGCATCATATACCGCTGTTG CCGTAAGACCACAATGTAATCCGAATGCCGTGCCTCTCACTGGTTCGAGCGGCAGTTTTTCCAGTCCAAACTATCCATCTGATTATCCAAACAGCGAGACTTGTCGGTGGATTATTTCTGTTCCGCAAGGTTATATAGTCCGGCTTGAGTTCCCGACATTCATTTTAGAAAGCTGTGTCGTGTCTTGTTCGTGTGATCACGTCACAATAAGGGATGGCACTACTGAAAACTCGCCAAAGTTGGGAGAATTTTGCGGGAACAACAGACCTCCGTCAGTTTATTCAAGTGGTCGGTACATGTGGGTGGAATTTGACAGTGATCGAACCTTTAACGACAAAGGATTTTTAGCATCATATTCCGCTGTTG TTTCAACTACCAAGGACACTATGGTTTCTCAGCAACTGACATTAG GCATTGGTGCGATTGTTGGAATCGTTTTGGGTTGTGGTATCGGTTTCTTCTGCATGGTCGTCTGCATTTATGTTTGTTGCAAAACATTTTCTTAA